Within Flavobacterium pisciphilum, the genomic segment TGATTATGAACCGGAAACGGCCATGTTTCGGTTGTAAAATGCCGAATAAATAAAGGAGTATGCTGAATAAACCGTTCCACTAATTGTTGTTTTTTTTACAAAAATAGAGTTTAAATGTACAATTTTTAGTTTTAAGAGTACGATAGCTTTGCAAAAAAAGTTTATGACAAAAACAAGTTTCAAGCTAGCAGTGATTCCACTTATGGCGGTATCAGCAGGTGTAATCGTTGCCAATATATATTATAACCAACCCATACTTCAAGCAATTGCTTTATCGCTTAAAGTAACCGAAACGCAAATTGGAAAAATTTCGATGCTGTCTCAGTTAGGATATGGACTAGGAATGTTCTTTTTGCTTCCTCTTGGAGATAAAGTCAATCGAAAAAATCTTATCCTATTATTATGCGGTTTATTGGTACTCACTTTGTTTTTTATAACACTAACATCGTCATTAACGGCATTATATATTCTAAGCTTTTTTGTTGGTCTATTCTCAACACCTGCACAAATTATACTGCCTATGGCTGCAACTTTGGGTAAAGAAAATAGAGGTAAAAATGTAGGCGTAGTCTTTAGCGGAATCTTGGTTGGAATATTAGGAGCACGTGTCATTAGCGGTTTTATAACAGAACTGCTTGGATGGCGTTATGTTTTTGGGATATCTGGAATAATGGTACTTGCCGTTACACTTATGCTAAAGCTGTACTTACCAGAAGTGCCTTCAAAATTTAAAGGCAGCTATTTTCATCTTATCAAATCAACTTTGGCACTCATCCCAAAATATCCAGTTTTAAGACAAACAGCGCTTTTAGGTTCATTCACATTTGGTGTGTTTTGCTCCTTTTGGACAACACTTACTTTTCATCTTAGCAGTCCACCTTTAAATTATCATACAGGAATAATAGGACTCTTTGGTTTAATTGCTATCGGTGGTGCATTGGTTGCTCCATATTTTGGCAAAATAGCTGATAAAGGCAATGTAAGAAGCTCGTTAATCACAACTGTTTCTATGATTATAGGAAGCATTATACTCCTAAAATTATTCCCGTATTCTATTCCTGTTTTAATACTTAGTGTTTTCTTTTTAGATATTGGTGTACAAGCAACCCAAATTACTAATTTTACACGTATATATAGTTTACACGAAGAAGCACATAGTAGACTAAATACCATATACATGACAACCTATTTTATTGGTGCTGCAATTGGTACTTACTTCGGACTTTTGAGTTGGAAATTAGGAAAATGGGATATGGCAACATGGCAAATGCTTTTATGGAGTAGTATTGCATTAATAATAGTAATTTTTTCAAACAAACGTAAAGCATGAAGAACATAGCAATAATTAGTGATATACATGGCAATTTACCAGCACTAAAAACAGTTCTAGAAGATATAAAACAAAGAAATGTAGATCAAATATATTGCTTAGGGGATTTAGTCGATTTTGCACCTTGGCACAATGAAGTTATAGAACAAATTAAAGAATTAGAAATCCCTTGCTTAATGGGCAACCATGACGAGCGTATTGCTTTTGATTATGAAGTAACCCCATTACCAAAACACAATCCAGAGGAAAGAGAAGCGCGTACTAACGGGATAAATTATACAAAGCAAAGTATAAAACCTGAAAATAAAGAATTCTTAAAAACACTTCCCGAAAGGTTTACCCTAAACTTTATAGTTTCAGGGAAAAACACAAAAGTTCTATTAGTACACGCCAGCACCAGAAGCAACGATGAATATATTTACGAAAATCATGACCTAGCAGATATTCAATCGATGCTTGCTCATGAAAAAGCTGACATCATTATTATGGGACACACCCACAAACCATACGTAAGACATGTAGAAGCTACTGAAAATTCTCCCGCTGGAACCTTAATAAATTGTGGTTCTGTAGGTCGTTCCAGAGAAAACAATCCATTGGCAACATATTTAATATTACATATTAATGGAGAAGAAATTGTTCCTGAAATTATCAAACTAAGGTATCCGATAGAAGAAGTAATAAGAGCAATAGAAGAAAGTCCTATTCCGAATTTTTATTCTGAATTTCTAAAAAAAGACATAACAGTATAATTCAATTATTTAACTTCCAAATCATACTTGGCGTAAATAAAAAAGGTATCAAAAAGTCATAATTTTATAGAAATGTCATTCGTTTTAAAATCAATGCTATTCTATCTAAAAAGGGCCTTTATAAATCACATCCAACAGCTATATTTTATATATAAACAACAAAATCATTTAAATAAATATTATATTGCGATACAAATCAACACAATATGATGGGTTTAAAAAACAGTAGTAAAAAAACAAAAGCCGCATTTATACTGGCAATTGTAATGTTAATTATAATACTAAGTACCTTTAACACACTACGAAACGCCGAAACCACCAACGAAAACATCAATGCAATTTATAAAGATCGTTTAGTAGTTTCGACCTATATTTTTCATTATGCTAATGAATTAAACCTTGTAAAAGCAAGTGCTGTCAAAAACAATAATGACACCGAAAAAGCCGATGCAATTATTACATCTATTCATAATATAAAGGCAATAAACTTATTATACCATAAAACAGTTTTAACTCCCAAAGAGAAAGAAGATTTTGGAGTTTTTATTGCTATCTGTGACAAAATAAACAAGCAAGCACAAAAAAAGCAATGGCAAGAAGTTGAAAAACTGGCAGATCAAGCATTAGTTACTTTAGAATCCCTTTCTAAAATTCAGGTAGACGAAGCCAAATTACAATTAGAAAATGCTAATAAAACATATAATCAGTACAATATGCTGGCACAACTAGAAATTGCCCTTTTAATAGTTTTGGGTATTGCCATAATCTATTTGTTACTAACCAAAAGACACAAACGCGTCATTAAAATTCCCGAAGGACCTAGTCTTAATTAGTCAAAAAACGCGTTACTTAAACTTTTTAAGCCCGTGAATGCAAAAAATAAAACTTGCATTCACGGGTTTTCTTTATGTTTTATGACCTCCTACTTCATCAAATTTAAATATTAAATCAAAAAAATCCATTTCATGATTTAAATCATGAAATAAAATTTGGTTCAACAATATCTTTACAAAGTAAAATCCCATAATTATATTTTAAATAATTAAGATTTAAAATGTTATAAGAACAATTGTAGTAAAAATTAAGGAATAATTTTCTTCTAGATCGAATACAATATTTTTAAAATTGTAAAAAACTGTCGTTGCCCCCCATCAAAGCAAGGCAATTTATAAAATACGTTTTCGGTTTGGAAGTTTTTTATTTCAAAATTCAGTTAAAAAAGTAAATAAGATAATTTAGATATTCTGCACATGTAGTTTAAGAATATCGATAAAAATAAATACATGGATAAATCATTTTTAATTTCTGAAATAAATCGTTTAAAACAAGAAAAAAATGCGGTTATCCTCGCTCATTATTATCAAGAAAAAGACATACAAGATATTGCCGATTTTGTAGGTGATAGTCTTGAATTATCAAAAAAGGCAGCTACTACAGATGCAGCTACAATCGTTTTTGCAGGAGTATATTTCATGGCAGAAACAGCCAAAATTATCAACCCAAATAAAAAAGTACTCTTACCAGATCTCACTGCAGGATGTTCTTTGGCAGATGGATGCTCCCCTACTAATTTTAAGAAATTAAAAGAGTTATTCCCAAAACATGTAGTAGTTACCTATATCAATTCTTCGGCAGAAATAAAAGCGATGAGTGATTGGGTATGCACTTCCTCCAATGCAAAAAAAATTATAGAAGCAATTCCAAAAGAACAAGAGATAATTTTTGCTCCTGATAAAAATTTAGGGATGTATCTAAAAAAAGAAACAAATCGCGATTTATTACTTTGGGATGGTTCATGCATTGTTCATGAGGCATTTTCACTCGATAAATTAATCGAAATATACAATACAAACCCGACCGCAAAAATTGTTGCCCATCCAGAATCAGAAAGGCATATTCTGGAAACAGCACATTATATTGGGTCAACATCCGGAATGCTCAATTTTATCAAGAATGATCCAGCTACAACTTTTATTGTAGCAACAGAAGCAGGAATCCTACACCAACTTGCGAAAGACGCACCGCAAAAAATAATTATTCCGGCTCCATCACACGAAGATAATACCTGCGCATGCAGCGAATGTGCTTTTATGAAAGTCAACACTTTAGAAAAGCTTTATTTATGTCTGAAAAATGAAAGTCCAGAAATTAGCATCAATGAAGAATTACGAGTAGAAGCTATAAAGCCTATAAACAGAATGCTCAATATGCCTTAAATATCTAAATTAATCAAAATGAAGAAAGCAGATATACTTATAATTGGTTCAGGAATAGCAGGTTTATTTTTTGCCATAAAAACAGCAAAAAAACGCCCCGATTTGTCTATCACAATAATGACAAAAGAAAAAGCTCAAAACTCCAATACGCAAATGGCACAAGGAGGCATTGCCGTAGTTACTGATCAAATTGGCGATAGTTTTGAACAACACATTCAAGATACCATACAATCTGGCGGAGGGCTTTGTGATGAAGAAATTGTAAAAATGGTAATCAATCAAGCACCAGAGCGATTAAAAGAGCTTATTGATATTGGTGTTTCTTTTGATAAAGAGAAATCAGGAATATGGAATTTAGGCTTAGAAGGTGGACATTCGCAACATCGAATCTTGCATCATAAAGATGTATCTGGAGCAGAAATTGAAAAGAAATTAATCGATAACATAAATCAACTCTCTAATATTACACTATTAGAAAACCATTTGGTTATTGATATAAATACTAAAAAAAACAAAGGCAATCCGTATAGTACAGGAGCTTTTTATTGTGACAAAATCAATAATCGAATAAAATACATACAAGCTAAAACTATAGTTTTGAGCACTGGAGGATGTGGACAGCTATTTAAGAATACTACAAATCCAGAAATTGCAACAGGAGATGGAATTGCAATAGCATCAAGGGCAGGCGCCTTAATAAAAGACATACAATACATCCAATTTCATCCCACAGCACTATATGAAGGAGATAAAAATCCATTCTTTTTAATTTCAGAAGCAGTAAGAGGTTTTGGAGCACATATCGTTAATGAAGACAAAAAACGTTTTATATTCAAATATGATACTCGTGGGGAATTAGCAACTAGAGATATTGTTTCACAAGCAATAAGCGAAGAACTAGAAACATCAGGAAAACAGCATGTTTATTTAGATTGTCGTCATTTGGATTTTGAAGCGTTTTATTCTCATTTTCCATCCATTACAGATTATTGTCAGACAATCGGATTAAACCCAAAAATAGACCTAATTCCTATTGTTCCAGTAGCACATTATCAATGTGGCGGTATCAATGTCAATAAAAATTCAGAAACAAACATAAAAAACCTGTATGCTATAGGCGAATGTTCCAGAACAGGATTACATGGCAAAAATAGGCTGGCTTCAAACTCATTATTAGAGGCTTTAGTCTTCTCACACCAAGCTTCAGAACATATTGAGAGTACTATCGATGACGTATCTTTTTCATCAAAAAACCTCATGTTAGATTTCGATGAGCCTTTAATTAATATGCACTCAAATAATTTTGTAGAACTTAAAAAAGAACTACAAACATTGATGACTACATTTTACAATAATAAAGATGCCGATTTTAGAAAAATACTAGACAAAATAGAATCGATGAAAATGAAAACTGTCACATTATTATTCGAAAAACAAAAGATTACAACACAGCTAGTGGAATTTACAAATATGATTACAGTAGCCAAAATTGTTATAGAAGACAATATGCAGCAGCATTTCAAAAAAAGTCCATCATATTAAATATGATTTGCAAAAATCCCACTGAATACAAAGAAATATAGATGTAAGGTAAAACCATCTTTTTAGACTTTACAATTTATATTATAAAATTTTGCCCCCAATAGAAACTTAACCACCACAAAAAAAGCCACTTGTAAATTTCACAAGTGGCTTTTTTCTTTTAAAACTATACAGTCTCAGTGTTCAGTTCTCAGTGTTCAGTCACAGTTGTCAGTTACAGTGCCCAATCTTTGAGGTTTTAAATAAAAATTAAACACATCAGTAAAAACATCAAAACAAATAGAGTATTCACTCGAAATGAAAAATCCTCTAAATCTGCTAAATCTGCGTGCTAAAAAACAGTTCTCAGTCTCTGAAGTTTTAAATAAAAATTAAACACATCAGTAAAAAACATCAAAACAAATAGAGTATTTACTCACAATGAAAAATCCCCAAAATCTGCTAAATCTGCGTGCTAAAAAACAGTTCTCAGTTTCAGTCACAGTACTCAGTCACAGCTCTCAGTTGCAGTTTCCTGTTTCATATCTCACTTCTAACATTTCACATCTCCCCCCCCTACACTTCACTTTTCACAGCCACAGCCGCAGCTTTCTCTTTAGATTTAACCAATTTATTCACCCTCCAAACAAAGAATATAGTACAAAGAGATATAACCGAAATAACATAACCTAGAATATCATAGTTTTCTAATGGAGAAGTCTTGGTTTCTTGGTGTACAATCAATCCGGCGCAAACAGCTGCAATACCACCAGCAATTTGTTGCATAGAAGAAGTAATCGACATATAAGCACCACGATCTTGCATTTCAGGAATACCAGTATTAAGAGTTGTTGCTGGAACCATACGGCTCATGATACCCATAAACATAATCATAGTAAGCCCAACGATTTGCCATAAAGGAACAGCATCAAGATTAGTATAAATTAATATTATGATAATTGAGAGTACAGACCCACCTGTAAATAACCAAAACTTACTAATCTTATCACTTAATTTACCTACTATAGGCATTATAAAAAGTACTGAAAGTCCAGTGTAAAAGAAAACCATTGGTAAGTCTAATTGACTTATTTTGATGTTATTTACTAGGAAAGCACTACCAAAAGGCTGCAACATAAATCCACCTATTGACAAAAACGCAATAGCCAGAAAACCAACTTGATAATCCTTATTACTTAAAGTATGCCATAAATGCAGAAATGGGCTTTTATCCGACTGTAATTCAAGGTGTTTTACTACGGGTTTCATTATGATTACAATTGTAACAAGTATAAGAATTCCTAAACCTGCAATCATTAAAAATGACGAATGCCAACCCCAGTGATTTGCAAAAAAAAGTCCCAGCGGAATTCCTAAAATTTGGCTAGATGCAAATGCCATTTGGATAAAACCCATCACACGACCACGCTGATGAATCACAAATAAATCGGTTACAATCGCTAATGATACAGAACCAATAACACCACCAAAAAGACCAGTTACAATTCTAGCAGCAAGCAATAAAGTATAATTGGTTGCTAGAGCACAAAAAACTGTTCCAATAATAAATCCAGTGTAAAAGAAAATCAATAATTTTTTTCGGTCAAATTTATCAGCAAAACCTGCTGCAAGTAGTCCCGATATACCTGCACTAAATGCATAAGCCGAAACAGTCAATCCAAAATTGGCTGTAGTCATATCGAGTTTTTTCATTAATATATCCCCAAGTGGAGAAATAACCATAAAATCGAGAATTACTGTAAATTGTAAAAGCGCCAATAAAACGATAATATATTTTTGATAAGGAGAAAAGGGAGGAGTTTCTATTTTTGTTTTTTCCATTTGCTTTGTTGTATTTTTAATTTAATTCTTGACACTCATGGCCAAGATTGTTTATAATATTGATAATCATATCGACAGTAAGATATTCCGAAACAACGCGTAACACGCAATCTATATCCTCGGTATCAATACTCCATTGCAGAATATCTGCATGATTACTCAGTGTTTTGCTTACAGTACAATTAGCACATAATTGCTGTATATTGGTTTTGAAAATAAAAATTTTGTCTAAATCAGTTTCCATAGTAGTGTTTATGGTTTTAATGCTCTTATTGAGGCCTGAAAAGCTTCTTTCATCATTTCTTGAGTAAGTTTGAAAGGCTTCCCTCCCAAGCTTTTTCCTTCATTATGAAAATTTAGTAAGGTATACAAAGGACCGTAGGCAATGCTCCAAAAAACTTCAAATTGCATTTCAATCAGTTCTTTATTTTGTAATGCATTCGTAATAAATTGTTTCATGATTATCCTAAAATCAGAGAATTTGGTTGTAGAATTCAATATATCATCAGCGTGTGGGGACTGCTTAATTACTTCAAAAAAAGCAACTTTTTTAGGGTGCTTAAACGTAAATGCCGCACGATTTTGCCATTGTATCCATAATCCTTCTTCAAAAGCCATATCTGGAGAAAAATTATCTATTGTAGAAGCAAAGAATTCTAAGGCTATCTCTGCTCCAATTTTCTTAATCAAATCATCTTTGTCTTTGTAATAAATATAGAGAGTCGCTACTGAAATATTACAGGCTTTGGCTAGCTTATTCATGCTAAATCCTTGAAAACCATACTCAACAATTAATTCAATTGCCTTAACCACAACCAGCTTCTCTTTATCTATATCTCTTACTCTCATAATTGAAATTTTTTAGCAAATATAAAAACATTAAATGAATGAACATTCTTTTATTAATGTTTTTTTTCATTAAATCAAAAAAAAGGCATTTCTATAATTTAGTTTAAAACACAAAACAAACCCTTAATAAACAAACATACCCAGTGATTTCAAGCGCTAACATTCACAAAACACAACTGAAAACCAACAGATTAAAAATAAAAAAAACTGGACTATTAACAATACTCAAAACTGGATTATTTTCAGAAATACATAACTTCCTACCTTTGCTCCTATGAAGGAGACGATTATTTTAAATTTGAAAGATGTTCATCAACGCATCGAAAATGCTTGTAAATTATCAGGCAGAGACATATCGGATGTGCAATTATTATTGGCAACCAAAACTGTTCCTGCAGAAAAAATACGCATCGCTATTGAAGCTGGCGAAACTTTGATTGGTGAGAATAAAATGCAAGAACTAAGAGATAAAGATTCCGAATTAAGAACATTAAATATCGAGCGCCATTTTATTGGGCACTTACAATCCAACAAAATAAAGGATGTTTTAAAATATGTTACATGCATTCAATCCCTAGACAGAATAAGTTTAGCTGAAGAACTTCACAAACAACTACAAAAACAAGGAAGAAATCTGGATGTCTTTGTACAAGTAAACACATCATACGAAGAAAGCAAATTTGGACTTGCACCAAAAGAGGTCATTGCATTTATTAAAGAAATAAAAAAGTACGATACACTAAATGTAAAAGGCTTAATGACAATTGGATTATTAGATGTACAAAAAGAAAAAATGCAACCTTCCCTAAGATTACTTCGAGAGATAAGAGATGAAATTTATGCTGAGGGAATAGAAAATCAGAAAAAACTACTGCTTTCTATGGGAATGTCACAAGATCTAGAACTAGCCATAGCCGAGGGTTCTAACATGGTGAGAATAGGCACATCCATCTTCGGAAACCGATTTTTAGGAAAAGACATATGGAATGAGAATATTGCAGAATAAACCATAATTTTGCATCAAATAAGAAATGAGATGAATCTATACGAACTTACCGTAAACGATACCGAAAAAATAGCCTTGAATGATTTGTTTTTCAGTGAAGAAAATAAAGCTGCATTGTCGCAAACCATAAAAGAACATCAATATCTTGACGAATTAAAAAAATACAATCTTAAAGTAGATAATAAGATATTATTATACGGACATTCGGGTTGTGGAAAAACAACCACAGCCAAAGCCATAGCAACTGCATTGAATAAAAATATTGTGATAATAAATCTTAGCACATTAATCAATGCTAGAATCGGAGAAACTTCCAGAAATGTAAAGGCAATATTTGATAAAGCGATTAGAGAAAGGGCAGTTTTGTTCTTAGATGAGTTTGATCAAATTGGAAAAAGTCGTGAAAGCGATGATAAAGACGTAGGCGAAATGCGCAGACTCGTAAACACAATCATACAATTAATAGATTATTTTCCAGAAGACAGCCTGCTGATATGCGCAACAAACCACTATAATATTATAGATACCGCACTATTGAGAAGGTTTCAAATACGATTAAAATTTGAAATGCCTGATGATAAAGAATTAGATACATACTACGATAAATTATTAGCAACATTCCCAATACATCTGCAAGATATTCCACGCAGGTATAAAATTTCATATGCCGAAACCAAAGATTACATTCATACAACAATGAAAAAACAAATCATCGAAGAACTGGAACTTCAAAAGTAAATTCTTAGTCAATTTCATTTAAACTCCTTTCAGACTTCCCTCCATTAGTCAATAATTATATATTTATACCCTAACAGTTTATACAAAATCTGTTAGGTAGACTCTACAAACACCTCTATTATCCCCCTAACTAATAATAAGTTAACAACTCCTTACCTATCTTAAATTTTTGCTAAAAATGCATTCCAATATTGGCATATCGGGAAAAGTCGATATATTTGCATTATGGAACACATCGAAATATTTAAAGCATTATCAAACAAGTCCCGTCTACAAATGTTGGAATGGCTAAAAGAACCCGAAATTAATTTTCCGAGGCAACAATCTTGTGGCTTTGAACACGGTGTATGTGTGGGAGAAATACAAGCCAAATCAGGACTTACCCAATCGACTGTTTCAGAATATTTATCTATTCTTCAACGTGCAGGATTCATAGAATCAACTCGTGTTGGACAATGGACCTATTACAAACGCAATGAAAAAAGATTTGCAGAACTAAGTAAAATAATTGAATTCAATTTATAAAAAAAGCATTAATATGAGCACAGATAGTTTATTCACGCCTTTTAAATTAAAGACGTTAGATCTTAAAAATAGAATTGTAATGGCGCCTATGACGCGTTCATTTTCCCCTAATGGAGTTCCTACAGATGATGTAGCAAATTATTACCAAAAAAGAGCTGAAGGCGAAGTCGGTTTGATTTTATCAGAAGGAACTGTTATAAACAGACCTTCATCATCAAATGATGCTAATATACCTCACTTTTACGGGGATGAAGCACTAGCAGGATGGAAAAAAGTAATCGATGGGGTTCATACAGCTGGAGGAAAAATGGGACCACAAATTTGGCATATGGGTATCATGGACAATCACCACTCTGGATGGGTTCCACCAGTACCTTTTGAAGGACCATCAGGGTTAAATCGACCAGGTTTTAGTAATGGTATAAGTATGACAACCAAAGATATCGAAGATACAATCCTAGCTTTTGGACAAGCTGCTGCAGATGCCAAAAGATTAGGTTTTGACTGTGTTGAAATACATGGAGCACATGATTATCTTATAGACCAATTTTTCTGGGATGCTACAAATCACAGAACTGATGCTTACGGTGGTAAAACACTTGCAGAACGTACCCGTTTTGCTGTAGAAGTAATTAAAGAAGTAAGAAAACAAGTGGGAGAAGATTTTGCAATAATCATCAGACTTTCACAGTTTAAACCAGCAGATTATACCTATAAGTTAGCCAAAAATGCACTAGAAATGGAAGCTTGGCTTGCTCCACTAGTAGATGCTGGAGTAGACATCTTACATTGTTCACAACGTCGTTTCTGGGAACCAGAATTTGAAGGCAGCGACTTAAACTTTGCTGGATGGGCTAAAAAAATTACAGGTAAACCAACAATTACAGTAGGTTCAGTAGGACTTTCAAGTGATTTCTTTGGTGCATTTGCTGGCGAAAGTTCACAACCAACATCTTTAGACGAATTAACAAGACGTATGGATAGAGGTGATTTTGATCTTGTAGCAGTTGGAAGACCAATACTAGCTGATCCAAATTGGGTTGCTAAAATAAAACATGGAAAGACAGAAGAACTAAAAGGCTTTACAAAAGAAGCTTTAGCACAATTAGTTATTGAATAAATTATATGAAACAAGTATAAGTTTCAAAAGAAAGCTGATTACTTTGACCCATTTAAGTAACCAGCTTTCTAATTAAAAAACAAAAATAAAACATTATGGAAATAATAGAAACACCTAAAATGAAAGTAGAAGTTTGGAGCGATATCATGTGTCCGTTTTGCTACATTGGAAAACGAAATTACGAAACAGCACTTACCAAATTCGCCGATAATAAAGACATTGAAATTGTTTGGAAAAGCTTCCAACTAGACCCAAATATTCCTGAACATTTTGACAAAAAAGAAAATGTTTACGAATATCTAGCCAACAGAAAAGGAATGAGCTACGAAAGTTCAGTAAAAATGCATCAAAACGTAGTTGAAACTGCAAAAAATGCAGGATTAGAGTACAACTTTGATAATGCAGTTGTAGCCAATTCATTCAATGCACATCGAATGATACAACTAGCCAAAACAAAAGGCCTTGGTGACCAAGCAGAAGAACGTTTGTTTTATGCTTATTTCACCGAAAGTAAAAACTTTGGAGATCCACAAGTTTTAGAAGAACTTGGAAAAGACATTGGTTTATCAGCCGAAGATGTAAAAGAAGCTTTAACTGATGACCAATATGCAGAAAAAGTAAAAAATGATGTTCAAGAAGCACAACAACTTGGTATAAATGGAGTTCCATTTTTCATTTTCAATCGCAAGTATGCTATAAATGGGGCACAATCACCAGATACTTTTTTACAAACATTGGAAAAATCATTTGGAGAGTGGAGAAAAGATAATCCAGCTACAAATCTTGATATAATCAATGGGCAGTCTTGTACTCCAGACGGGAATTGCAACTAATTAATATCAAATAATTTTGACATAAATAAATCTTCAGTTTTAAATATAAAGCTGGAGATTTATTATTTATACATAACTCAATACATTTGAATCTAAATTATTAAATTTATTATTCTAAAGTAAAACTTTAATAGTAAGACTTTCATTTAAATAAAATCCTAGACTATGAATAATAATGACAAAATAAGAAAAGTAGCAATCGTAGGATACAATAGAATTCCTTTTGCAAGAGCAAATACTGCTTACGCCAAAGTAGGAAATCAAGATATGATGATTGCAGCTCTAAATGGACTTATTGAAAAATACAGACTACAAGGAAAACTACTTGGTGAAGTTGCTGGAGGAGCAGTAATAAAACACACATACGACAGTAATCTTATTAG encodes:
- a CDS encoding MFS transporter codes for the protein MTKTSFKLAVIPLMAVSAGVIVANIYYNQPILQAIALSLKVTETQIGKISMLSQLGYGLGMFFLLPLGDKVNRKNLILLLCGLLVLTLFFITLTSSLTALYILSFFVGLFSTPAQIILPMAATLGKENRGKNVGVVFSGILVGILGARVISGFITELLGWRYVFGISGIMVLAVTLMLKLYLPEVPSKFKGSYFHLIKSTLALIPKYPVLRQTALLGSFTFGVFCSFWTTLTFHLSSPPLNYHTGIIGLFGLIAIGGALVAPYFGKIADKGNVRSSLITTVSMIIGSIILLKLFPYSIPVLILSVFFLDIGVQATQITNFTRIYSLHEEAHSRLNTIYMTTYFIGAAIGTYFGLLSWKLGKWDMATWQMLLWSSIALIIVIFSNKRKA
- a CDS encoding metallophosphoesterase family protein codes for the protein MKNIAIISDIHGNLPALKTVLEDIKQRNVDQIYCLGDLVDFAPWHNEVIEQIKELEIPCLMGNHDERIAFDYEVTPLPKHNPEEREARTNGINYTKQSIKPENKEFLKTLPERFTLNFIVSGKNTKVLLVHASTRSNDEYIYENHDLADIQSMLAHEKADIIIMGHTHKPYVRHVEATENSPAGTLINCGSVGRSRENNPLATYLILHINGEEIVPEIIKLRYPIEEVIRAIEESPIPNFYSEFLKKDITV
- a CDS encoding MCP four helix bundle domain-containing protein, with product MMGLKNSSKKTKAAFILAIVMLIIILSTFNTLRNAETTNENINAIYKDRLVVSTYIFHYANELNLVKASAVKNNNDTEKADAIITSIHNIKAINLLYHKTVLTPKEKEDFGVFIAICDKINKQAQKKQWQEVEKLADQALVTLESLSKIQVDEAKLQLENANKTYNQYNMLAQLEIALLIVLGIAIIYLLLTKRHKRVIKIPEGPSLN
- the nadA gene encoding quinolinate synthase NadA, coding for MDKSFLISEINRLKQEKNAVILAHYYQEKDIQDIADFVGDSLELSKKAATTDAATIVFAGVYFMAETAKIINPNKKVLLPDLTAGCSLADGCSPTNFKKLKELFPKHVVVTYINSSAEIKAMSDWVCTSSNAKKIIEAIPKEQEIIFAPDKNLGMYLKKETNRDLLLWDGSCIVHEAFSLDKLIEIYNTNPTAKIVAHPESERHILETAHYIGSTSGMLNFIKNDPATTFIVATEAGILHQLAKDAPQKIIIPAPSHEDNTCACSECAFMKVNTLEKLYLCLKNESPEISINEELRVEAIKPINRMLNMP
- the nadB gene encoding L-aspartate oxidase; this translates as MKKADILIIGSGIAGLFFAIKTAKKRPDLSITIMTKEKAQNSNTQMAQGGIAVVTDQIGDSFEQHIQDTIQSGGGLCDEEIVKMVINQAPERLKELIDIGVSFDKEKSGIWNLGLEGGHSQHRILHHKDVSGAEIEKKLIDNINQLSNITLLENHLVIDINTKKNKGNPYSTGAFYCDKINNRIKYIQAKTIVLSTGGCGQLFKNTTNPEIATGDGIAIASRAGALIKDIQYIQFHPTALYEGDKNPFFLISEAVRGFGAHIVNEDKKRFIFKYDTRGELATRDIVSQAISEELETSGKQHVYLDCRHLDFEAFYSHFPSITDYCQTIGLNPKIDLIPIVPVAHYQCGGINVNKNSETNIKNLYAIGECSRTGLHGKNRLASNSLLEALVFSHQASEHIESTIDDVSFSSKNLMLDFDEPLINMHSNNFVELKKELQTLMTTFYNNKDADFRKILDKIESMKMKTVTLLFEKQKITTQLVEFTNMITVAKIVIEDNMQQHFKKSPSY
- a CDS encoding MFS transporter; the protein is MEKTKIETPPFSPYQKYIIVLLALLQFTVILDFMVISPLGDILMKKLDMTTANFGLTVSAYAFSAGISGLLAAGFADKFDRKKLLIFFYTGFIIGTVFCALATNYTLLLAARIVTGLFGGVIGSVSLAIVTDLFVIHQRGRVMGFIQMAFASSQILGIPLGLFFANHWGWHSSFLMIAGLGILILVTIVIIMKPVVKHLELQSDKSPFLHLWHTLSNKDYQVGFLAIAFLSIGGFMLQPFGSAFLVNNIKISQLDLPMVFFYTGLSVLFIMPIVGKLSDKISKFWLFTGGSVLSIIIILIYTNLDAVPLWQIVGLTMIMFMGIMSRMVPATTLNTGIPEMQDRGAYMSITSSMQQIAGGIAAVCAGLIVHQETKTSPLENYDILGYVISVISLCTIFFVWRVNKLVKSKEKAAAVAVKSEV
- a CDS encoding TetR/AcrR family transcriptional regulator; protein product: MRVRDIDKEKLVVVKAIELIVEYGFQGFSMNKLAKACNISVATLYIYYKDKDDLIKKIGAEIALEFFASTIDNFSPDMAFEEGLWIQWQNRAAFTFKHPKKVAFFEVIKQSPHADDILNSTTKFSDFRIIMKQFITNALQNKELIEMQFEVFWSIAYGPLYTLLNFHNEGKSLGGKPFKLTQEMMKEAFQASIRALKP
- a CDS encoding YggS family pyridoxal phosphate-dependent enzyme, which codes for MKETIILNLKDVHQRIENACKLSGRDISDVQLLLATKTVPAEKIRIAIEAGETLIGENKMQELRDKDSELRTLNIERHFIGHLQSNKIKDVLKYVTCIQSLDRISLAEELHKQLQKQGRNLDVFVQVNTSYEESKFGLAPKEVIAFIKEIKKYDTLNVKGLMTIGLLDVQKEKMQPSLRLLREIRDEIYAEGIENQKKLLLSMGMSQDLELAIAEGSNMVRIGTSIFGNRFLGKDIWNENIAE